The following proteins come from a genomic window of Methanosarcina sp. MTP4:
- a CDS encoding helix-turn-helix domain-containing protein, with protein MTLSIAQLLSSPEGKTLEFKRDLSSPRNILKTLVAFANSSGGRLFIGVEDGSGEVIGVENPLDEEERLCSQIADGIEPRLVPNVELIAFEDKTLLGVEVYPSGSRPHWLKKEGPSDGVYVRLGSTNRKADRELIAEIRRGAEGKSFDEQVLPDLIVDDLDFEAAVVCFERQRKLVKKDLESLRLVTKHQGHLVPTVGGMLLFGKKEEKEMVFPDAWVQCGRFIGKDKADIFDHIEIHEHLPVAVERVMEFLKKHAMRGADFSELRRRDIWNIPLPILREAVVNAFVHADYSQMGAPIRVAFFDDRIEIENPGILLPGLTVEDMLQGVSKIRNRVIARVFRELDLIEQWGSGVRRMFKEAEALGLPEPEIVEVGMRVRFIVNLAESIEVETTGSVTDEVELRPELRPELRPELRPELRPESPLAAKVLVLLMENDAGKAELASGLGHKTVSGELKKQIKNLLELDYIEMTIPDKPRSSKQKYRLTAKGKTFIVKRGQEDVE; from the coding sequence ATGACTCTCTCAATTGCTCAACTGCTCTCCAGCCCTGAAGGCAAAACTCTGGAGTTCAAGCGGGACCTGTCCTCTCCCAGAAATATCCTTAAAACGCTGGTAGCTTTTGCTAACAGTTCTGGAGGGCGTTTGTTCATCGGGGTGGAAGACGGGTCAGGAGAGGTTATTGGCGTTGAAAACCCCCTGGATGAGGAAGAGCGTTTGTGCAGCCAGATCGCTGATGGGATTGAGCCGAGGCTGGTTCCCAATGTGGAGCTGATCGCTTTTGAGGATAAGACTTTGCTCGGGGTGGAGGTCTATCCCAGCGGCTCTCGCCCGCACTGGCTGAAGAAGGAAGGGCCGTCTGATGGGGTTTATGTGCGGCTGGGTTCCACCAACAGGAAGGCGGACAGGGAGCTTATTGCAGAAATCAGGCGGGGGGCTGAAGGAAAGTCCTTTGATGAACAGGTCCTTCCTGACCTGATTGTGGATGACCTGGATTTTGAAGCCGCAGTAGTTTGTTTCGAACGCCAGCGTAAGCTGGTAAAAAAAGACCTTGAATCCCTGCGCCTTGTCACCAAACACCAGGGGCACCTGGTCCCTACGGTTGGCGGGATGCTGCTGTTTGGAAAGAAAGAGGAAAAGGAAATGGTCTTTCCGGATGCCTGGGTCCAGTGTGGAAGGTTCATAGGGAAGGACAAAGCTGACATTTTCGACCATATTGAGATCCACGAGCACCTGCCGGTAGCGGTTGAACGGGTCATGGAGTTTCTCAAAAAGCACGCCATGCGAGGGGCGGATTTTTCCGAGCTCAGGAGGAGGGACATCTGGAATATTCCCCTTCCAATCCTCCGGGAGGCTGTGGTAAATGCTTTTGTCCATGCGGATTATTCCCAGATGGGAGCTCCTATCAGGGTTGCCTTTTTTGATGACCGGATTGAGATAGAAAACCCGGGAATCCTGCTTCCGGGTCTGACGGTTGAGGATATGCTACAGGGCGTATCAAAGATACGCAATCGTGTTATTGCTCGTGTATTCAGGGAACTGGACCTTATCGAGCAGTGGGGAAGCGGTGTCCGGCGCATGTTCAAAGAAGCAGAAGCACTTGGGCTTCCCGAACCGGAGATAGTTGAAGTGGGTATGCGAGTGAGGTTTATTGTCAATCTGGCGGAGTCCATTGAGGTTGAAACCACCGGCTCAGTTACAGATGAAGTTGAGTTACGGCCCGAGTTACGGCCCGAGTTACGGCCCGAGTTGCGGCCCGAGTTGCGGCCCGAGTCACCGCTTGCTGCTAAAGTGCTCGTTCTTTTAATGGAAAATGATGCTGGGAAGGCAGAACTAGCTTCTGGATTGGGGCACAAGACAGTATCAGGAGAGCTTAAAAAACAAATCAAGAACCTTCTGGAACTTGATTATATTGAAATGACAATCCCCGACAAACCCCGCAGCAGCAAGCAGAAGTACCGACTGACAGCTAAAGGTAAAACATTCATAGTCAAAAGGGGTCAGGAAGATGTTGAATGA
- a CDS encoding type II toxin-antitoxin system HicA family toxin — translation MPKLPSLSGKKVIRALSRLGFVVVRQRGSHVVLQRGADMVTVPMHDPVKKSTLKSILKQADVTLEDFLEQL, via the coding sequence TTGCCTAAGCTTCCTTCCCTTTCCGGAAAAAAGGTGATTAGAGCCCTGAGCAGGTTGGGATTTGTTGTCGTCAGGCAGAGAGGAAGCCATGTCGTGCTTCAAAGGGGTGCAGATATGGTAACCGTACCTATGCACGATCCTGTCAAAAAATCCACGCTGAAAAGTATCCTCAAACAGGCTGATGTTACCCTCGAAGATTTTCTGGAACAACTTTAA
- a CDS encoding type II toxin-antitoxin system HicB family antitoxin yields the protein MQFTVRLEESEEGGYTAQCLELPAAISEGDTKEEALENIKEAIQLVLEVTREQSQVLGEVTKVDVPIA from the coding sequence ATGCAATTTACAGTTAGGCTTGAGGAATCCGAGGAAGGGGGATATACTGCCCAGTGCCTGGAACTGCCGGCTGCTATCAGTGAGGGCGACACGAAAGAAGAGGCTCTTGAAAACATAAAAGAAGCCATCCAGCTGGTACTTGAAGTGACGAGGGAACAATCCCAGGTACTCGGAGAAGTCACAAAGGTGGATGTACCAATTGCCTAA
- a CDS encoding GNAT family N-acetyltransferase → MSFIIPDSELHTIPLNKNHNLSSFSCLSRELNDFLKNDAFNDQNNLISRTSLCFWKNELVGFFTLIADTIEAKAVIDGLEHYEYRKYPGVKIARLSVDSRFERRGIGTYLLLAAIGKTLSVCDSIIGCRYILVDSKRNSIGFYQLNEFKLVEKYKNREFVPMYLNMQPIIAEMNTETEN, encoded by the coding sequence TTGAGTTTCATAATTCCAGACTCTGAACTTCATACAATCCCTCTTAATAAAAACCACAATCTTTCTTCTTTTAGCTGTTTAAGCAGGGAATTGAATGATTTTCTGAAAAATGATGCTTTTAATGATCAAAATAATTTGATAAGCAGGACCAGTTTGTGCTTTTGGAAGAACGAACTGGTAGGATTTTTTACTCTTATAGCAGATACAATCGAAGCTAAGGCTGTAATAGACGGACTTGAACATTACGAATACCGCAAGTATCCTGGAGTCAAAATTGCAAGACTTTCGGTAGATTCCAGATTCGAAAGAAGAGGGATAGGTACATACCTATTGCTTGCAGCCATAGGTAAAACATTATCTGTTTGCGATAGTATAATAGGGTGCAGATATATTCTTGTTGATTCCAAAAGAAATTCAATCGGCTTCTATCAACTGAATGAATTCAAACTTGTAGAGAAATACAAAAACCGAGAATTCGTTCCAATGTATCTTAACATGCAGCCGATAATTGCTGAAATGAATACTGAGACTGAAAATTAA
- a CDS encoding ATP-binding protein, whose translation MGSSYQVAFFDDRIEIENPGILLPGLTVEDMLQGVSKIRNRVIARVFRELDLIEQWGSGVRRMFKEAGALGLPEPEIVEVGMRVRFIVHLAESIAVQPESKEIRGILDITEHQVSELGASTGTMLELRRHQAEVLKKCKNECSIVDLMEVTERTDRSKFRKRILSPLLDAGFIEMTIPDKPRSSKQKYRMTAKGEAFLAKEDQGGVE comes from the coding sequence ATGGGGAGCTCATATCAGGTTGCCTTTTTTGATGACCGGATTGAAATAGAAAACCCGGGAATCCTGCTTCCGGGCCTGACGGTTGAGGATATGCTACAGGGCGTATCAAAGATACGCAATCGGGTTATTGCTCGTGTATTCAGGGAACTGGACCTTATCGAGCAGTGGGGAAGCGGTGTCCGGCGCATGTTCAAAGAAGCAGGAGCACTTGGGCTTCCCGAACCTGAGATAGTTGAAGTGGGTATGAGGGTGAGGTTCATTGTTCATCTGGCGGAGTCCATTGCAGTACAGCCTGAATCTAAAGAAATAAGAGGGATACTGGATATCACAGAGCACCAAGTCAGTGAACTTGGTGCCAGCACCGGCACTATGTTGGAGCTTCGCCGGCACCAAGCCGAAGTACTCAAAAAATGTAAAAATGAATGCTCTATTGTCGATCTGATGGAGGTCACTGAGAGGACAGACCGCAGCAAATTCAGAAAGCGTATACTAAGTCCTCTGCTTGATGCAGGTTTCATTGAAATGACAATCCCGGACAAACCCCGTAGCAGTAAGCAGAAATACCGCATGACGGCTAAAGGTGAGGCATTTTTAGCTAAAGAGGATCAGGGGGGCGTTGAATAA
- a CDS encoding winged helix-turn-helix domain-containing protein, with translation MARLWHLCGVFGVFCAFGIFTCSEADFKEVGTQLIVTFKRKYFEESEEKEVEREVEREVEREVEREVEREVEREVEREVEREVEREVEREVEREVEREVERWSERWSERWSERWSELNESQRKILILLQKNPAISKIELAEKLGINPSAVQKNLNTLKKKGFLIRVGPARGGH, from the coding sequence TTGGCGCGATTATGGCATCTTTGTGGCGTCTTTGGCGTCTTTTGCGCCTTTGGAATCTTTACCTGTTCAGAAGCTGATTTTAAAGAAGTCGGGACCCAGTTAATTGTTACTTTTAAGAGAAAGTACTTTGAAGAAAGTGAAGAAAAGGAGGTAGAAAGGGAGGTAGAAAGGGAGGTAGAAAGGGAGGTAGAAAGGGAGGTAGAAAGGGAGGTAGAAAGGGAGGTAGAAAGGGAGGTAGAAAGGGAGGTAGAAAGGGAGGTAGAAAGGGAGGTAGAAAGGGAGGTAGAAAGGGAGGTAGAAAGGTGGTCTGAAAGGTGGTCTGAAAGGTGGTCTGAAAGGTGGTCTGAACTCAATGAAAGCCAGCGCAAGATCCTGATCTTACTACAAAAAAATCCAGCAATTTCAAAAATAGAACTTGCCGAAAAACTTGGAATAAATCCCTCTGCAGTCCAAAAGAACCTGAACACCTTAAAGAAAAAAGGTTTCCTCATAAGAGTCGGACCTGCTAGAGGTGGACACTGA
- a CDS encoding ATP-binding protein has translation MLNLAKYNFHWRESFFYGYDKRRDLYYELLKYVDVRPAVGVIGLRRTGKTVLLKQLIDYLIEKGVEREKILYFSFDETVFSLEEVISEFQARIGVELGKAGKVYIFLDEVQKLEGWQDQLKYYYDSYPEIKFFVSGSSSLFLRKKAEESLAGRIFLFQMPVLSFREFLRLKGDEEMAEKPELFKEALKEQVLLYVRRQFPELVTADEAFIHLYVESIVNKAVYDDLPKIFPIEYEDLLKRILYIVASNPGMITDYEGLANDLGINRMTLTKYISYLERGFLLQKCYNFSRNLLTSEKKTKRLYLTSPSLVVDLWETPDFGRVVENLVISSSQARFFWRNGRDEVDCVLVKKGKIIPIECKYKNNIRERDLRGLLKFLNKFEIPGAYVISEDLETERVIDGKEIIIIPLWKWLLEK, from the coding sequence ATGTTAAACCTTGCAAAGTACAACTTCCACTGGAGAGAAAGCTTCTTTTATGGTTATGATAAGCGCCGAGACCTCTATTATGAATTGCTTAAATACGTTGATGTCCGGCCTGCCGTGGGCGTGATAGGACTTCGCAGGACAGGGAAGACGGTGCTTTTGAAACAGCTCATAGATTACCTGATCGAAAAGGGGGTTGAGAGAGAAAAAATTCTCTATTTTTCCTTTGATGAAACCGTTTTCTCTCTGGAAGAGGTAATCAGTGAATTTCAGGCGCGGATAGGGGTCGAACTGGGAAAAGCCGGCAAAGTGTACATCTTTCTTGATGAAGTCCAGAAACTTGAAGGCTGGCAGGACCAGTTGAAGTATTATTATGACAGCTATCCGGAAATCAAGTTCTTTGTTTCAGGGTCTTCATCCCTATTTTTGAGAAAGAAAGCTGAAGAATCCCTTGCAGGCCGAATTTTCCTCTTCCAGATGCCGGTGCTTAGTTTCAGGGAATTTCTCCGCTTGAAAGGGGATGAAGAAATGGCTGAAAAACCTGAGCTATTTAAGGAGGCACTGAAAGAGCAGGTGCTCCTCTACGTCAGAAGACAGTTTCCGGAACTTGTAACGGCAGATGAAGCTTTTATCCATCTGTATGTGGAGTCCATCGTAAACAAGGCAGTCTATGACGATCTCCCTAAAATCTTCCCTATAGAATATGAGGACCTGCTCAAACGCATACTCTACATTGTAGCCTCAAACCCTGGGATGATAACGGATTACGAGGGTCTTGCAAATGATCTTGGTATAAATCGGATGACCCTTACAAAGTATATCTCCTACCTTGAGAGGGGCTTTCTCCTGCAAAAATGCTATAATTTTTCCAGAAACCTTCTAACAAGCGAAAAGAAGACCAAGAGGCTTTATCTCACAAGCCCGAGCCTTGTCGTGGATCTCTGGGAAACCCCTGATTTCGGAAGGGTTGTCGAAAATCTCGTAATCAGCAGTTCACAGGCCAGGTTCTTCTGGAGGAACGGGCGGGATGAAGTAGACTGTGTGCTCGTCAAAAAGGGTAAGATCATCCCGATCGAGTGCAAATATAAAAACAATATCAGGGAAAGGGACCTCAGGGGGCTGCTCAAATTCCTGAATAAATTTGAAATTCCCGGGGCTTATGTCATCAGTGAAGACCTTGAAACCGAGAGAGTAATTGACGGGAAAGAAATTATAATCATACCTCTCTGGAAATGGCTGCTTGAAAAATAA
- a CDS encoding histone deacetylase — protein MKLGLGKIRDVLTGSPEQENKAEAKDVEARKEEEEIDSRDEDQEVINEKGQGEEGINMEKPESHIRTARRFQPKKGKTGLIFFPAFDWAISPTHPEREERLLYTRDQIFEEGLMDLPQIAEYKPRLADFKDIARVHFCVPDIEAQATVPHQISAGCSLVLADALMKGEVKNAFSLARPPGHHAMRVSHGNRGFCNINNEAILVEYLRKKYGIRKIAIVDTDVHHGDGTQEIFYHDPDVLFISFHQDGRTIFPGTGFMNELGGPKALARTINIPLPPATPDEGIHYILDNLVFPILDDFKPELILNSAGQDNHYTDPLANMRFSAQGYAKLNEKLAPDIAVLEGGYAIETALPYVNTAIILAMAGLDYSHVREPDYTPGMFVQAKRDRQTLDEIIRVQLENWKNRDFLVEETVASLGDFYRRKKNIFYDTDMIQESQEESVRMCPDCLGYMTIDSQAQHGYSGEKVFCVSIPIYACEKCRKEAIEAYRNRTHDIKYDHVYLQDKKADVYKTYNPKTRQETVL, from the coding sequence ATGAAGCTCGGCCTTGGAAAAATAAGGGATGTCCTGACAGGCAGCCCGGAGCAGGAAAATAAAGCGGAAGCGAAAGATGTGGAAGCAAGAAAAGAAGAAGAAGAAATTGACAGTAGGGACGAAGATCAGGAAGTAATAAATGAAAAAGGACAGGGAGAAGAAGGAATAAACATGGAAAAGCCCGAATCCCATATCAGAACCGCCCGCCGCTTCCAGCCGAAAAAGGGAAAAACCGGCCTTATCTTCTTCCCGGCCTTTGACTGGGCAATTTCCCCGACGCACCCGGAAAGGGAAGAGCGCCTGCTCTACACGCGGGACCAGATTTTCGAAGAAGGCCTTATGGACCTGCCCCAGATCGCCGAATACAAGCCCCGCCTTGCCGATTTCAAGGACATTGCGCGTGTCCACTTCTGCGTGCCGGATATCGAGGCCCAGGCAACCGTCCCGCACCAGATCTCCGCCGGGTGCAGCCTGGTTCTTGCCGACGCCCTCATGAAAGGAGAGGTGAAAAACGCCTTTTCCCTGGCAAGGCCGCCAGGGCACCACGCCATGCGGGTTTCCCACGGGAACCGGGGTTTTTGCAACATCAATAACGAAGCAATCCTGGTAGAGTACCTCCGTAAAAAGTACGGGATACGGAAAATCGCAATCGTGGACACCGACGTCCACCACGGGGACGGGACCCAGGAGATCTTCTACCATGACCCGGACGTCCTTTTTATCTCTTTCCACCAGGATGGGAGGACCATTTTCCCGGGTACGGGTTTCATGAACGAACTCGGAGGCCCAAAAGCCCTTGCCCGGACAATCAACATCCCGCTCCCCCCTGCCACGCCTGACGAGGGAATCCACTACATCCTGGACAACCTTGTGTTCCCGATCCTGGATGACTTCAAACCCGAGCTTATCCTCAACTCCGCAGGCCAGGACAACCACTACACCGATCCCCTGGCAAACATGCGCTTTTCCGCCCAGGGCTACGCGAAACTGAACGAGAAACTCGCCCCGGACATCGCGGTCCTGGAAGGAGGCTACGCAATCGAGACAGCTCTCCCCTACGTAAATACGGCCATCATCCTTGCCATGGCAGGGCTCGACTATTCCCACGTCCGCGAACCGGACTACACGCCGGGTATGTTCGTCCAGGCAAAGCGGGACAGGCAGACGCTTGACGAAATCATCAGGGTCCAGCTTGAAAACTGGAAAAACCGGGACTTCCTGGTCGAAGAAACCGTTGCCAGCCTCGGTGACTTCTACAGGCGCAAAAAGAACATCTTCTACGACACCGACATGATCCAGGAGTCTCAAGAAGAAAGCGTAAGAATGTGTCCTGATTGCCTTGGCTACATGACCATCGACTCCCAGGCCCAGCACGGCTACAGCGGGGAAAAGGTCTTCTGTGTCTCCATCCCGATCTACGCCTGCGAAAAATGCCGCAAAGAAGCCATAGAAGCCTACAGGAACCGGACCCACGACATTAAATACGACCACGTCTACCTGCAGGACAAAAAAGCGGATGTGTATAAGACCTACAATCCGAAAACAAGGCAGGAAACCGTTTTATAA
- a CDS encoding hydantoinase/oxoprolinase family protein — protein sequence MLIGIDVGGTTTDAVLIENGKVRSTAKVPTEPRNLLESLISALDAVSEGVSPGQLERVVFSTTVITNLIAEGKTDPVALLLVPGPGMNPAGYNFPDSFILKGAVDYRGREIQHLDEKEVRETAALIKEQGFSRAAVISKFGQRNPAHEKRVKGILEETVPGLKIELGHRTAGRLNFPRRVATTMLATAVKDRYREFVGEIRKALSERKIEAPVYILKADGGTLPLEKSAEVPVETIFSGPAASTIGALALTRDGESSVVVDIGGTTTDLALILSGEPLMASRGAKLDRFLTHIRAFAVRSIPVGGDSMVRVIVSENENSGEKKISVGPDRKGPAFCLGGPEPTPTDALRVLGISSIGDLNLAKEAIAGIASELGKTEIEVSELIVDKATEMIAAAVKEMFLEWEQEPAYRIWEVLQEKREDLRNVVGIGGGARGLISKVAEKLDAKPVIPNHAEVGNAIGAAVARPTLTLNLHVDTERKEYSVAEDGDVVKLHTTGIKNINKMRSEDAEALAAELLRKRAEHFGISEYAGEAETTRSEVFNMIRGWATVGRLFDVSMQIPAGLIPEWKREEQA from the coding sequence ATGTTAATCGGAATTGATGTAGGGGGCACGACAACCGATGCTGTGCTCATTGAAAACGGAAAAGTGCGCAGTACCGCTAAAGTCCCGACAGAGCCCCGTAACCTTCTTGAATCGTTAATCTCCGCCCTTGACGCTGTCAGCGAGGGAGTTTCTCCCGGGCAGCTTGAAAGGGTGGTCTTCAGCACAACAGTAATCACAAACCTCATTGCCGAAGGCAAAACCGACCCTGTGGCCCTGCTGCTCGTCCCGGGGCCGGGCATGAACCCTGCAGGCTACAATTTCCCGGACAGTTTCATCCTGAAAGGGGCGGTGGACTACCGGGGCAGGGAAATCCAGCACCTGGACGAAAAAGAGGTCAGGGAAACGGCTGCCCTCATTAAGGAGCAGGGTTTTTCCAGGGCTGCGGTTATTTCCAAGTTCGGGCAGCGAAACCCGGCTCATGAGAAGAGAGTGAAAGGAATCCTGGAAGAAACGGTGCCTGGCCTAAAAATCGAACTCGGGCACAGGACTGCGGGAAGGCTGAACTTCCCAAGGCGGGTTGCAACCACCATGCTTGCCACGGCCGTAAAGGACCGCTACCGGGAATTTGTCGGGGAGATCCGAAAAGCGCTTTCGGAAAGGAAAATCGAAGCCCCGGTCTATATCCTCAAAGCCGACGGAGGGACCCTTCCCCTTGAAAAGTCCGCGGAAGTCCCGGTAGAAACGATTTTCTCGGGGCCTGCTGCCAGCACAATTGGGGCCCTTGCCCTGACCCGCGATGGGGAGAGTTCGGTGGTCGTAGACATTGGAGGCACCACCACCGACCTTGCCCTGATCCTTTCCGGGGAACCCCTGATGGCTTCCAGGGGTGCAAAACTGGACCGTTTCTTGACCCACATCCGGGCTTTTGCCGTCCGCTCGATCCCTGTGGGTGGGGACAGCATGGTCAGGGTCATTGTATCCGAAAATGAAAACTCCGGGGAAAAGAAAATAAGCGTCGGCCCCGACCGGAAAGGTCCTGCATTCTGCCTGGGAGGCCCGGAACCGACGCCCACTGACGCCCTGCGGGTGCTTGGCATCAGCAGCATAGGAGACCTCAATCTTGCAAAGGAAGCGATTGCAGGAATTGCCTCTGAGCTTGGGAAAACGGAAATCGAAGTGTCAGAGCTGATTGTGGATAAGGCCACGGAAATGATCGCTGCTGCGGTGAAGGAGATGTTCCTGGAATGGGAACAGGAACCAGCATACCGCATCTGGGAAGTCCTCCAGGAGAAAAGGGAAGACCTGAGAAACGTCGTTGGCATAGGAGGGGGAGCCAGGGGCCTGATTTCGAAGGTTGCGGAAAAACTGGACGCCAAACCCGTAATCCCTAACCATGCCGAAGTAGGAAACGCAATCGGAGCAGCCGTTGCAAGGCCCACCCTTACCCTGAACCTCCATGTGGATACCGAGCGGAAGGAGTACTCGGTAGCCGAGGACGGAGACGTCGTCAAGCTCCACACTACCGGGATCAAGAACATAAACAAGATGCGCAGCGAGGATGCCGAAGCCCTTGCCGCCGAACTCCTCAGGAAAAGGGCTGAACACTTCGGGATTTCCGAGTACGCCGGGGAAGCCGAAACCACACGGAGCGAGGTTTTCAACATGATTCGGGGCTGGGCAACCGTGGGCAGGCTTTTTGACGTGAGCATGCAGATCCCTGCAGGCCTGATCCCTGAATGGAAACGGGAGGAACAGGCATGA
- a CDS encoding PAS domain S-box protein, which yields MQNRGGSGIDFADKKNVEKEENWMEEFLANSPNLILRIGNDGTVLYANRTGETLLEFWNIRAGEKLPPDIGKIVRNVVFQKKPKKMELRAEKKVYSITFTSPAGGKYAVIYGSDITSLKQTEEKLRMRDRQHEALSRLGGLALKVPDLEDMIKETTALVASTLEVEYCKILKLLPYGSFRLDAGVSWNEEVGTMLKKKAGLKASGMSVLIGSREKPFGLISVHSKKKRNFTKEDTYFLNSVSVLISETIERKEMEEALRYKVNFLETLLDAIPAPVFYKDTEGIYRGCNELFARRIMDLPKERVIGRSIDELKEKIPVELGAVYKKMDGQLLRKGGVQFYESKVMCSDWVERDFFLNKATYKDLSGTVEGLVGVMLDITGRKRTEEHLQKSEERYRLIAEQTGQLIYDLDLRSSTVEWAGAVQELTGYSYNEIQDFDFYDWLEHIHPEDRRRVQKELRKCWKSGKKFHEEFRFRRKDGSYFFVENKGVYQRDEDGKVCRALGVMKDVTGVKIASEKLKESEERYRSFLQNFKGIAFRLDMNFDPIFLHGAVEEISGYREEDFLSGKVRLLESVDPEDRQMILESRVKIESDPDCILEHEYRILRKDGEVRWVHDIVHSICDPSGEIMFIQGSIYDVTERKVAEEALATAEKIRMKEIHHRIKNNLQVVSSLLNLQADKFKDEEVVKAFQESENRVISMSLIHEELYKSGDMESIDFADYLRKLSTELLRSYSVGDKKIQLHMNMENIYLGIDTAVPLGIVLNELFSNSLKYAFPEKREGEILISLKCEPAPGQEGECGVSVSEKDGRASEKEQLYTLIYSDNGVGLPEGIDLKENASLGLQLVNALVDQIEGSIELENGAGSTFKIMFKDIG from the coding sequence ATGCAAAACAGGGGAGGGTCTGGTATAGACTTTGCGGATAAAAAAAATGTGGAAAAAGAAGAGAACTGGATGGAAGAATTTCTTGCAAACAGCCCTAACCTTATTCTCAGGATCGGAAACGACGGAACGGTTCTCTATGCAAACCGGACAGGTGAAACTTTACTCGAATTCTGGAATATCCGTGCCGGAGAGAAACTTCCTCCTGATATCGGGAAAATTGTCCGAAATGTGGTATTCCAGAAGAAACCGAAAAAAATGGAATTACGAGCAGAAAAAAAAGTATATTCAATCACGTTCACCTCCCCGGCAGGAGGCAAGTATGCAGTTATCTACGGGTCAGATATCACTTCCCTGAAGCAGACGGAAGAAAAACTGCGAATGCGAGACAGGCAGCATGAAGCCCTTTCCAGGTTGGGGGGACTGGCTCTCAAGGTCCCGGACCTGGAAGACATGATAAAAGAAACCACAGCCCTGGTTGCCTCCACCCTTGAGGTCGAATACTGCAAAATCCTGAAACTCCTGCCCTATGGGAGCTTCCGCCTTGATGCCGGAGTTAGCTGGAATGAGGAGGTCGGGACTATGCTTAAAAAGAAAGCAGGCTTAAAGGCCAGTGGGATGAGTGTCCTGATCGGGAGCAGGGAAAAGCCTTTCGGGTTAATATCGGTTCACAGCAAGAAAAAAAGGAATTTTACAAAGGAGGACACATACTTCCTTAATTCCGTTTCGGTTTTGATTTCGGAAACCATTGAGCGGAAAGAAATGGAAGAAGCCCTCCGGTACAAAGTAAATTTCCTGGAAACCCTTCTTGATGCCATTCCTGCCCCTGTTTTTTACAAGGACACGGAAGGGATCTACAGGGGCTGCAACGAACTTTTCGCCAGAAGGATTATGGACCTCCCCAAGGAGAGAGTTATCGGCCGTTCGATAGACGAACTCAAAGAAAAAATTCCCGTCGAACTGGGAGCGGTTTATAAAAAAATGGACGGTCAGCTGTTGCGGAAGGGAGGAGTCCAGTTTTATGAATCAAAAGTAATGTGCAGTGACTGGGTGGAGCGGGACTTTTTCCTCAATAAAGCCACTTACAAGGACCTTTCCGGGACAGTAGAAGGGCTTGTGGGAGTGATGCTGGACATCACCGGACGTAAGCGGACCGAAGAACACTTACAAAAGAGCGAGGAAAGGTACCGGCTTATTGCGGAACAGACAGGACAGCTGATCTATGATCTGGACCTGAGAAGCAGCACTGTCGAATGGGCGGGAGCGGTCCAGGAGCTTACGGGTTACAGCTACAATGAAATCCAGGATTTTGATTTCTATGACTGGCTGGAACATATCCACCCTGAAGACCGCAGAAGAGTGCAGAAAGAGCTAAGGAAATGCTGGAAAAGCGGGAAAAAGTTCCATGAAGAGTTCAGGTTCCGGCGAAAGGACGGGAGCTACTTTTTCGTGGAAAACAAAGGGGTCTACCAGAGGGATGAGGACGGAAAGGTCTGCAGAGCTCTCGGTGTGATGAAAGACGTTACCGGGGTAAAAATTGCCTCGGAAAAACTGAAAGAAAGTGAAGAGCGTTACCGGTCATTTTTACAGAACTTCAAGGGGATAGCCTTCAGACTTGATATGAATTTTGATCCCATCTTCTTACATGGAGCCGTGGAGGAAATCAGCGGGTACAGGGAGGAAGATTTTCTTTCAGGCAAAGTGAGATTGCTCGAATCCGTTGACCCGGAAGACAGGCAGATGATCCTTGAAAGCAGGGTAAAAATTGAATCCGATCCTGACTGCATCCTTGAACACGAATACCGGATCCTGCGAAAGGACGGGGAGGTCAGGTGGGTCCACGACATTGTCCACAGTATTTGCGATCCCTCCGGGGAAATCATGTTCATTCAGGGTTCTATTTACGATGTTACCGAGAGGAAAGTTGCAGAGGAAGCCCTCGCAACAGCAGAGAAAATCCGCATGAAGGAAATCCACCACCGGATAAAAAACAACCTCCAGGTTGTTTCCTCCCTGCTCAACCTCCAGGCAGATAAGTTCAAAGACGAAGAGGTCGTCAAGGCCTTCCAGGAAAGTGAAAACCGCGTAATCTCCATGTCCCTCATCCACGAGGAACTTTATAAATCAGGAGATATGGAAAGCATTGATTTTGCGGATTACCTCCGGAAATTAAGCACGGAACTTCTCAGGTCATACAGCGTGGGAGACAAGAAAATTCAACTTCACATGAACATGGAAAATATTTACCTGGGAATAGACACAGCTGTCCCCCTGGGTATAGTCCTCAATGAACTTTTCTCCAATTCCCTGAAATATGCCTTCCCTGAGAAGAGGGAAGGAGAAATCCTGATTTCTCTCAAATGCGAGCCGGCTCCGGGACAAGAGGGGGAGTGCGGGGTTTCGGTTTCTGAAAAGGACGGCAGGGCTTCCGAAAAAGAGCAGCTTTATACACTTATTTATTCGGATAATGGGGTAGGCCTTCCGGAAGGAATCGACCTCAAAGAAAACGCCTCCCTTGGCTTGCAACTTGTAAATGCTCTCGTTGACCAGATCGAAGGGAGCATCGAACTTGAAAACGGTGCCGGTTCCACTTTTAAAATCATGTTCAAGGACATCGGGTAG